One genomic segment of Terrihabitans soli includes these proteins:
- the sufB gene encoding Fe-S cluster assembly protein SufB, which produces MPAVQETIDQVRQIDVDQYKYGFVTDIESEKAPKGLNEDIVRFISAKKNEPAWLLEWRLDAYRRWQTMREPTWAKVEYEPIAYNDLYYYSAPKSSPGPKSLDEVDPELLRTYEKLGIPLREQEILAGVERPEGERRVAVDAVFDSVSVATTFQKELAEAGVLFMPISEAVHKHPELIKKYLGSVVPVTDNFFATLNSAVFSDGSFVYVPPGVRCPMELSTYFRINEKNTGQFERTLIIADKGSYVSYLEGCTAPMRDENQLHAAVVELVALEGAEIKYSTVQNWYPGDAEGKGGIYNFVTKRGDCREANAKISWTQVETGSSITWKYPSCILRGDNTVGEFYSIAISNGMQQVDSGTKMIHLGRNTTSKIISKGIAAGKSQNTYRGAVSAHRKAKNARNFTNCDSLLIGDQCGAHTVPYIEANTSTAKIEHEATTSKIAEDQMFYCQQRGLSSEEAVALIVNGFVKEVLQQLPMEFAVEAQKLIAVSLEGSVG; this is translated from the coding sequence ATGCCGGCCGTCCAGGAGACGATCGATCAGGTACGTCAGATCGACGTCGACCAGTACAAGTACGGTTTTGTCACCGACATCGAGTCCGAAAAGGCCCCGAAGGGTCTGAACGAGGACATCGTCCGTTTCATTTCCGCCAAGAAAAACGAGCCAGCATGGCTGCTGGAATGGCGTCTCGATGCCTATCGCCGCTGGCAGACCATGCGCGAGCCGACCTGGGCGAAGGTCGAGTACGAGCCCATTGCGTATAACGACCTCTATTATTATTCGGCGCCGAAAAGCTCGCCGGGTCCGAAAAGCCTCGACGAGGTCGATCCGGAGCTTCTGCGTACTTACGAGAAGCTCGGCATTCCGCTGCGCGAGCAGGAAATCCTCGCCGGTGTCGAGCGCCCCGAAGGCGAGCGCCGCGTCGCGGTCGATGCCGTGTTCGATTCCGTTTCGGTCGCAACGACGTTCCAGAAAGAGCTCGCGGAAGCCGGCGTGCTGTTCATGCCGATCTCGGAAGCCGTCCACAAACATCCCGAACTGATCAAGAAATATCTCGGCTCGGTCGTGCCGGTGACGGATAATTTCTTTGCGACGCTGAATTCGGCCGTCTTCTCCGACGGCTCGTTCGTCTATGTGCCGCCGGGCGTCCGCTGCCCGATGGAGCTGTCGACTTACTTCCGCATCAACGAGAAAAATACCGGCCAGTTCGAGCGCACGCTGATCATTGCCGACAAGGGCTCTTACGTCAGCTATCTCGAAGGCTGCACCGCGCCGATGCGCGATGAGAACCAGCTGCATGCGGCGGTCGTCGAACTCGTTGCGCTGGAAGGCGCCGAGATCAAATATTCCACCGTCCAGAACTGGTATCCGGGCGATGCCGAAGGCAAAGGCGGCATCTATAACTTCGTTACCAAGCGCGGCGATTGCCGCGAGGCGAATGCGAAGATTTCGTGGACGCAGGTCGAAACCGGCTCCTCGATCACCTGGAAATATCCGAGCTGCATTCTGCGCGGCGACAACACCGTCGGCGAGTTCTACTCGATCGCGATTTCGAACGGCATGCAGCAGGTCGACAGCGGCACCAAGATGATCCATCTCGGGCGCAACACGACCTCGAAGATCATCTCGAAGGGCATTGCCGCCGGCAAATCGCAGAACACCTATCGCGGCGCCGTCTCGGCCCACCGCAAGGCGAAGAACGCGCGCAACTTCACCAACTGCGACAGTCTTCTGATCGGCGATCAGTGCGGCGCACACACGGTGCCGTATATCGAGGCCAACACATCGACGGCCAAGATCGAGCACGAGGCGACGACGTCGAAGATCGCCGAAGACCAGATGTTCTACTGCCAGCAGCGCGGTCTTTCCTCCGAGGAAGCAGTCGCGCTGATCGTCAACGGCTTCGTCAAGGAAGTGCTGCAGCAGCTTCCGATGGAGTTTGCGGTCGAAGCGCAGAAACTGATCGCCGTGAGCCTCGAAGGCTCGGTCGGCTAA
- a CDS encoding cysteine desulfurase family protein, whose translation MMADRIYLDHNATSPVRPEAARAVARALISGGNPSSVHSEGRKARGILEKSREAVAALVGAEAKNVTFTSGATEALNLALTPGLRAGKDARPWHLFVSSVEHPAVLNGHGFAAEKVTILPVSAAGILDLKVLGQALDSHTESRPLLALQLANSETGVIQPVKDAADLVHARGGLLVCDAVQAAGRIPVDIKALGADLIVLSAHKLGGPAGSGALIRASDTIQTEARIRGGGQEKSARAGTENLAGAAGFAAAAEAALQSLEEEAARLTSLRERFEAGLKTLDPNVTVFGAAAARLPNTISFAFQGTSAETSLIALDLAGFAVSSGSACSSGKVKPSHVLEAMGVSPDISKGMLRASFGWTTCDSDIDQFLGALPRLRANSPAVGKVLAA comes from the coding sequence ATGATGGCAGACCGGATCTATCTCGATCACAACGCGACCTCCCCTGTGCGGCCCGAAGCCGCCCGGGCGGTTGCGCGTGCGTTGATTTCTGGCGGCAATCCGTCCTCGGTCCACAGCGAAGGCCGTAAGGCTCGGGGAATCCTAGAGAAATCCCGTGAAGCGGTGGCCGCCCTCGTCGGCGCCGAAGCCAAAAATGTTACTTTTACTTCGGGTGCCACCGAGGCCCTGAACCTTGCTCTGACCCCCGGCCTCAGGGCCGGCAAGGACGCGCGGCCGTGGCATCTCTTCGTCTCGTCCGTCGAGCATCCGGCGGTGCTGAACGGGCACGGTTTTGCCGCTGAAAAGGTGACGATTCTGCCGGTCTCGGCCGCGGGAATCCTCGATCTTAAAGTTCTCGGACAAGCGCTTGATTCGCATACGGAATCGCGCCCCCTTCTGGCCCTCCAGCTGGCCAATAGCGAAACCGGGGTCATCCAGCCGGTGAAGGACGCTGCCGATCTCGTCCATGCTCGCGGCGGTCTTCTGGTCTGCGATGCCGTTCAGGCGGCAGGCCGCATCCCGGTCGATATCAAAGCGCTCGGCGCCGATCTCATTGTTTTGTCGGCTCATAAGCTCGGCGGTCCGGCCGGGTCCGGTGCGCTGATCCGCGCGTCCGACACCATTCAGACCGAGGCCCGGATCCGCGGCGGCGGCCAGGAAAAGAGCGCGCGGGCCGGAACGGAAAATCTTGCGGGAGCGGCGGGTTTTGCGGCGGCGGCGGAAGCCGCCCTTCAGAGCCTTGAAGAAGAAGCTGCTCGGCTGACGAGCCTCCGCGAGCGGTTTGAGGCGGGCCTCAAGACCCTCGATCCGAACGTCACGGTTTTCGGCGCCGCCGCAGCGCGCCTGCCGAACACGATTTCCTTTGCTTTCCAGGGCACTAGCGCCGAGACCTCGCTGATCGCGCTCGATCTTGCGGGTTTTGCCGTATCGAGCGGCTCGGCCTGCTCCTCGGGCAAGGTCAAACCGTCCCATGTGCTTGAAGCCATGGGCGTTAGCCCCGACATATCAAAGGGAATGCTGCGCGCCAGCTTCGGCTGGACAACCTGCGACAGCGATATCGACCAATTTCTCGGAGCGCTGCCGCGTCTCCGTGCTAACAGTCCCGCAGTTGGAAAGGTTCTAGCTGCTTAA
- a CDS encoding alpha/beta hydrolase: protein MPEVIFAGPTGRLEGRFHPAKQKNAPIGIVLHPHSQFGGTMNNPIVYQLYYMFAERGFSVLRFNFRGVGRSQGIYHGQDELSDAAAALDWVQSINPDARACWVAGVSFGAWIGMQLLMRRPEVEGFISVAPPAGKFDFTFLAPCPSSGLIVHGDSDRVAQPKDVQALVDKLKTQRGIVIDQEIIPGANHFFDGKTDVLLKTCGAYLDKRLAKVNAA, encoded by the coding sequence ATGCCTGAAGTCATTTTCGCCGGGCCGACCGGCCGTCTCGAAGGCCGTTTTCATCCGGCAAAGCAGAAGAACGCCCCCATCGGCATCGTGCTGCATCCGCATTCGCAGTTCGGCGGGACGATGAACAATCCGATCGTCTACCAGCTCTATTACATGTTCGCGGAGCGCGGCTTTTCGGTTCTGCGTTTCAATTTCCGCGGCGTCGGCCGCAGCCAGGGAATCTATCACGGCCAGGACGAACTCTCGGACGCGGCGGCGGCTCTCGATTGGGTGCAGTCGATCAATCCCGATGCGCGCGCCTGCTGGGTCGCGGGCGTGTCGTTCGGCGCCTGGATCGGCATGCAGCTTCTGATGCGCCGTCCGGAAGTCGAGGGCTTCATCTCCGTCGCACCGCCGGCCGGCAAGTTCGACTTCACCTTCCTTGCGCCCTGCCCCTCGTCCGGCCTCATCGTGCACGGCGATAGCGATCGCGTCGCGCAGCCGAAAGACGTGCAGGCGCTGGTCGACAAATTGAAGACCCAGCGCGGCATCGTGATCGATCAGGAGATCATCCCGGGCGCCAACCACTTCTTCGACGGCAAGACCGATGTGCTGCTGAAGACCTGCGGCGCTTATCTCGACAAGCGCCTCGCCAAGGTCAACGCAGCCTGA